The following coding sequences lie in one uncultured Mailhella sp. genomic window:
- a CDS encoding GNAT family N-acetyltransferase, with protein sequence MTIEEIKDRPEGILGCLLLIWESSVAATHDFLSNQDIILLRPHVLEGLRKVPVLLAALEDDNPVAFLGMHDDMVDMLFVAASHRGRGLGGELLYEALRRGARRVDVNEQNAQGLGFYLHAGFEVAGRSASDALGLPFPILHLKLA encoded by the coding sequence ATGACCATCGAAGAAATCAAGGATCGCCCGGAGGGGATTCTCGGATGCCTGCTGCTGATCTGGGAATCCTCGGTGGCGGCCACGCACGACTTTCTTTCCAATCAGGACATCATTCTGCTGCGCCCGCACGTGCTTGAGGGGCTGCGCAAGGTCCCCGTGCTGCTTGCTGCTCTGGAGGACGACAATCCCGTCGCGTTTCTCGGCATGCACGACGACATGGTGGACATGCTCTTCGTTGCTGCCTCCCACCGCGGCCGGGGGCTGGGGGGAGAGCTTCTCTATGAGGCCCTCCGGCGCGGCGCGCGCCGCGTGGACGTCAACGAACAGAACGCGCAGGGTCTCGGATTCTACCTCCACGCCGGATTTGAGGTCGCGGGACGCAGCGCCTCCGACGCCCTCGGCCTTCCCTTTCCCATCCTGCATCTGAAGCTCGCCTGA
- a CDS encoding MATE family efflux transporter codes for MRTPKNSMTGGSIWKAITFFAIPLILGNFFQQLYNAADSLIVGNLLGGKALAAVSGTSNLIFLLVGFINGISLGAGVVIAQQFGASLFRDMRHSIHTLVAFGLVAGLALTIFGVAFTPQILRWMNTPADVFADTAQYLRVYFAGALGLVVYNVLASILQAVGNSRYPLYFLILSSAVNVVLDIAFISLCHWGVWSAAAATVISQLLSAVLCGVVLCRTSTPCHLSLRNIRFHAHCLRPLAVYGFPSGMQNCVIGLSNVVIQSYINTFGAAAMAACGAYQKIEGFCLIPIMSIALALATFVGQNTGAHHPMRVRAGMKFGLTLSMILAEIIGFGVFVWREELISVFSPDADVIRLGAEYAKVAAPFYLLPACTHGLAAAFRGAGRPMFAMAVILICWCAVRVCTLSTLMTIFPTISTIYWIYPATWILSSLIFMIAWWKMNDALRKGCTVAAKA; via the coding sequence ATGCGCACGCCCAAAAACAGCATGACCGGCGGCTCCATATGGAAGGCCATCACCTTCTTTGCCATACCGCTGATTCTCGGAAACTTCTTTCAGCAGCTCTACAACGCCGCCGACTCCCTCATCGTAGGCAACCTGCTCGGCGGCAAGGCGCTCGCCGCCGTCAGCGGCACAAGCAATCTTATCTTTCTGCTCGTGGGCTTCATCAACGGCATCAGCCTCGGCGCGGGAGTGGTCATCGCCCAGCAGTTCGGAGCCTCCCTCTTTCGGGACATGCGTCACTCCATTCATACGCTCGTGGCCTTCGGACTCGTTGCGGGACTCGCCCTCACCATCTTCGGCGTCGCCTTCACCCCGCAGATACTGCGCTGGATGAACACCCCCGCCGACGTCTTTGCCGACACCGCCCAGTACCTGCGTGTGTACTTCGCCGGCGCTCTCGGCCTCGTCGTGTACAACGTGCTTGCAAGCATTCTTCAGGCCGTGGGCAACAGCCGTTATCCGCTGTATTTTCTCATCCTTTCCTCCGCGGTCAACGTCGTGCTCGACATTGCCTTCATCAGTCTCTGCCACTGGGGCGTGTGGTCGGCCGCCGCGGCTACCGTCATTTCCCAGCTGCTCTCCGCCGTGCTCTGCGGAGTCGTCCTGTGCCGCACGAGCACTCCCTGTCATCTTTCCCTGCGAAACATCCGCTTCCACGCACACTGCCTGCGCCCGCTCGCCGTGTACGGCTTTCCCTCCGGCATGCAGAACTGCGTCATCGGTCTGTCCAACGTGGTCATCCAGAGCTATATAAACACATTCGGCGCAGCTGCCATGGCGGCCTGCGGCGCGTATCAGAAAATAGAGGGCTTCTGCCTCATTCCCATCATGAGCATAGCCCTTGCCCTCGCCACCTTCGTGGGGCAGAACACCGGCGCGCATCATCCCATGCGGGTGCGCGCAGGCATGAAGTTCGGTCTGACGCTATCCATGATTCTGGCCGAAATCATCGGTTTCGGCGTTTTTGTCTGGCGAGAGGAACTCATAAGCGTATTCAGCCCCGATGCAGACGTCATCCGCCTCGGGGCTGAATACGCCAAAGTGGCCGCGCCCTTCTATCTGCTGCCCGCCTGCACGCACGGCCTGGCCGCCGCCTTCCGCGGCGCAGGACGCCCCATGTTCGCCATGGCCGTCATTCTCATCTGCTGGTGCGCCGTGCGCGTATGCACACTTTCCACGCTCATGACGATTTTTCCCACCATTTCCACCATCTACTGGATCTATCCCGCCACATGGATACTGAGCTCCCTGATCTTTATGATTGCCTGGTGGAAAATGAACGACGCTCTCCGCAAGGGCTGCACCGTTGCGGCAAAGGCCTGA
- the guaB gene encoding IMP dehydrogenase, whose translation MATVLGKALTFDDVLLVPEYSEVTPDMVDVSAWLTPSIKLGVPFISAAMDTVTEAEMAISMARQGGIGIIHKNMDVARQRLEVEKVKKSESGMILDPVTVAPDDTVQHALDLMSDFRVSGLPVVKNSALVGILTNRDVRFVTEPQTTLVCEVMTRENLVTVPVGTTLEEAKHHLHAHRIEKLLVVDENRQLRGLITMKDIDKVQQYPNASKDDKGRLRVGAAVSISKDCEYRASELLSAGVDVLVLDCAHGHSANVLRSVEMLRSTFPNCQLIAGNVATYEGAKALIKAGADTVKVGIGPGSICTTRVVAGVGVPQVTAVMEGSRAAREADRCCIADGGLKFSGDIVKALACGAHTVMIGSMLAGTDESPGETILYQGRAYKTYRGMGSIDAMRAGSADRYFQNPTKKLVPEGIVGRVPARGPVSDTVFQLVGGLRSGMGYLGASTLDELYQKAHMVEISASGLRESHVHDVIITKEAPNYKVEN comes from the coding sequence ATGGCCACTGTGCTTGGCAAGGCATTGACATTCGACGATGTCCTTCTGGTTCCCGAATATTCGGAAGTCACGCCGGACATGGTTGACGTGTCGGCATGGCTGACTCCCAGCATCAAGCTCGGCGTACCCTTCATCTCTGCCGCCATGGATACCGTAACGGAAGCCGAAATGGCCATTTCCATGGCCCGTCAGGGCGGCATAGGCATCATCCACAAGAACATGGACGTCGCCCGCCAGCGCCTTGAAGTGGAAAAGGTCAAGAAGTCCGAAAGCGGCATGATTCTCGACCCCGTCACCGTCGCCCCCGACGACACGGTGCAGCACGCTCTGGACCTCATGTCCGACTTCCGCGTTTCCGGCCTGCCCGTGGTGAAGAACAGCGCGCTCGTCGGCATTCTCACCAACCGCGACGTGCGCTTCGTCACCGAACCGCAGACCACTCTCGTCTGCGAAGTGATGACCCGCGAAAACCTCGTGACCGTGCCCGTGGGCACCACCCTCGAAGAAGCCAAGCATCACCTGCACGCCCACCGCATCGAAAAGCTCCTCGTCGTGGATGAAAACCGCCAGCTGCGCGGCCTCATCACCATGAAGGACATCGACAAGGTGCAGCAGTACCCCAACGCCAGCAAGGACGACAAGGGCCGTCTGCGCGTGGGCGCCGCCGTGAGCATCAGCAAGGACTGCGAATATCGCGCCTCCGAACTGCTCTCCGCCGGCGTGGACGTGCTCGTGCTCGACTGCGCTCACGGCCATTCCGCCAACGTGCTGCGCAGCGTGGAAATGCTGCGTTCCACCTTCCCGAACTGCCAGCTCATCGCAGGCAACGTGGCCACCTATGAAGGCGCGAAGGCCCTCATCAAGGCCGGCGCCGACACCGTGAAGGTCGGCATCGGACCCGGCTCCATCTGCACCACCCGCGTGGTCGCCGGCGTCGGCGTTCCGCAGGTGACGGCCGTCATGGAAGGCAGCCGCGCCGCCCGTGAAGCCGACCGCTGCTGCATCGCCGACGGCGGCCTCAAGTTCTCCGGCGACATCGTCAAGGCGCTCGCCTGCGGCGCGCACACCGTCATGATCGGCAGCATGCTCGCCGGCACCGACGAAAGCCCGGGCGAAACCATTCTCTATCAGGGCCGCGCCTACAAGACCTATCGCGGCATGGGCTCCATCGACGCCATGCGCGCCGGCAGCGCCGACCGCTATTTCCAGAACCCCACCAAGAAGCTGGTGCCCGAGGGCATCGTGGGTCGCGTGCCCGCCCGCGGTCCCGTTTCCGACACCGTGTTCCAGCTTGTGGGCGGCCTGCGCTCCGGCATGGGCTATCTGGGCGCTTCCACCCTGGACGAGCTCTATCAGAAGGCCCACATGGTGGAAATCTCCGCTTCCGGCCTGCGTGAAAGCCACGTCCACGACGTCATCATCACCAAGGAAGCCCCCAACTACAAGGTCGAAAACTAA
- a CDS encoding imidazoleglycerol-phosphate dehydratase, whose product MSQNDEPRSATLSRSTGETSVRLELRLDGRGETTVSTGFGMLDHMLTLTAFWARFDLSLTCSGDMHVDAHHTTEDVALCLGRALRDALGDRKGIARTGWARVPMDEALADVTVDLSGRPWLEFRGDELLPPVIAGEEKDVWREFYKALASAAQCNLHISFQYGKNGHHLLESAAKGLGLALAQAVRRSDDRMPSTKGSLD is encoded by the coding sequence ATGTCGCAGAATGACGAACCCCGCAGCGCAACGCTTTCGCGCTCCACGGGAGAAACCTCGGTCAGGCTGGAACTTCGCCTCGACGGCAGGGGAGAGACCACCGTTTCCACGGGCTTCGGCATGCTCGATCACATGCTCACGCTCACGGCCTTCTGGGCCAGATTCGACCTTAGCCTCACCTGTTCCGGCGACATGCACGTCGATGCGCATCACACCACGGAAGACGTGGCGCTGTGCCTCGGCAGGGCCCTGCGCGACGCCCTCGGCGACAGAAAGGGCATAGCCCGCACGGGCTGGGCCCGCGTGCCCATGGACGAAGCCCTGGCCGACGTCACCGTGGATCTTTCGGGCCGCCCCTGGCTGGAATTCCGCGGCGACGAGCTGCTGCCTCCGGTCATCGCCGGCGAGGAAAAGGACGTGTGGCGGGAATTCTACAAGGCGCTGGCCTCGGCGGCACAGTGCAATCTTCACATTAGCTTCCAGTACGGTAAAAACGGACATCACCTGCTGGAATCCGCCGCCAAGGGACTGGGCCTTGCGCTGGCGCAGGCTGTACGACGCAGCGACGACCGCATGCCCAGCACCAAGGGGAGTCTCGACTGA
- the tatC gene encoding twin-arginine translocase subunit TatC produces MEDKDYSQTPIDGDDKQNDAKDAKPDLASYYASAARAAATGHEFRPDQPADDAPAEKHDEPSDISEDGSPHGPLNLFSDDSRAEEPESAGDDALNSDDASGPDAEETPDAGKADETPEADNADGKEPEADKSQTEETPPKEPAPPYENAPAFAAFQAPAKNDDRDDDDEPEGAEDDVPMSILGHLNELRRRLFRIVIIVVLGFVAFYGVSEQLYAFLSAPLQACMPEGSKLIYTSPQGAFFTYMKVALVASLFGTSPFSFYQLWAFIAPGLYREEKRAVLPLAFFSSIFFLAGAAFCFFLVFPIAFQFFMGFATDTIVPMISVEEYLSFALKLLLAFGLVFEMPLFAYFLSRFGILTPDLMRRSRRYAILAIFIVAAILTPPDVFSQCLMALPMLVLYEVSIYVSAIAYKKKEDKKSDDEDKEEA; encoded by the coding sequence ATGGAAGATAAAGACTATTCCCAGACCCCGATCGACGGGGACGACAAGCAGAACGACGCCAAAGACGCCAAGCCGGACCTTGCCTCCTATTACGCTTCCGCGGCCAGAGCCGCAGCCACCGGCCACGAATTCCGTCCCGATCAGCCCGCAGACGACGCTCCGGCGGAAAAGCACGACGAGCCTTCCGACATTTCCGAAGACGGCAGCCCGCACGGCCCCCTCAATCTTTTTTCGGACGACTCCCGCGCCGAAGAACCCGAGAGTGCAGGCGACGACGCGCTGAACAGCGACGACGCATCCGGCCCCGACGCCGAAGAGACGCCGGACGCCGGCAAGGCTGACGAGACGCCCGAGGCAGACAACGCCGACGGAAAAGAACCGGAAGCAGACAAATCTCAGACAGAGGAAACTCCGCCGAAGGAACCCGCGCCGCCCTACGAGAACGCGCCCGCCTTTGCCGCGTTTCAGGCTCCGGCAAAAAACGACGATCGCGACGACGATGACGAACCCGAAGGCGCGGAAGACGACGTGCCCATGAGCATTCTCGGGCATCTCAACGAGCTGCGTCGGCGTCTGTTCCGCATCGTCATCATCGTGGTGCTCGGCTTCGTGGCCTTCTACGGCGTGTCCGAACAGCTGTACGCCTTCCTGTCCGCGCCGCTTCAGGCCTGCATGCCCGAGGGCAGCAAGCTCATCTACACCTCGCCTCAGGGAGCCTTCTTCACCTACATGAAGGTGGCGCTTGTGGCGTCGCTGTTCGGCACCAGTCCCTTCAGCTTCTATCAGCTGTGGGCCTTCATCGCGCCGGGCCTCTACCGCGAGGAAAAAAGGGCCGTGCTTCCGCTCGCCTTCTTCTCCTCCATCTTCTTTCTGGCCGGCGCGGCGTTCTGCTTCTTCCTGGTGTTCCCCATCGCCTTCCAGTTCTTCATGGGCTTTGCCACCGACACCATCGTGCCCATGATCTCGGTGGAGGAATACCTCAGCTTCGCGCTCAAGCTGCTGCTGGCCTTCGGCCTGGTGTTTGAAATGCCCCTGTTTGCGTATTTCCTCTCGCGCTTCGGCATTCTCACGCCCGATCTCATGCGGCGCTCCCGCCGCTACGCCATTCTGGCCATCTTCATCGTGGCCGCCATACTGACGCCGCCCGACGTGTTTTCCCAGTGCCTGATGGCCCTGCCCATGCTGGTGCTCTATGAGGTCAGCATCTACGTGTCGGCCATAGCCTACAAGAAAAAGGAAGACAAAAAAAGCGACGACGAAGACAAGGAGGAGGCCTGA
- the der gene encoding ribosome biogenesis GTPase Der, translating into MMPKVVLLGRPNVGKSTLFNRLIRSNRAITHDRPGVTRDRMEGVVRSRYGRDFAIVDTGGITLDHHEAVAEGPAGIRGFEADILRQAEAALKEADVICMVVDGRDGLMPFDEHLASYLRKCDKPILLVVNKVDGAEKEELMLAEFHGLGFPLIACSAEHGHNLRALEEEIRDMLPEDDGFDEDDQEEASEELEEDRDKPGIRRRKATDHLRLCLLGRPNAGKSSMTNAFIGEDRMIVSDQAGTTRDSVDVSVEKNGKTYTFVDTAGVRRRSRITDTVERFSVNSSLKSTTKADVTFLLLDATEGLTTQDKRLIELLDERKTPFLIIVNKIDLIPTKARADLMKDLQEELSFCYHVPLVPTSARTGEGLNKLIPLAERIYAECGTRVSTGLLNRAMEETLTRHQAPVVRRVRPKFFYLTQAESEPPTFVCFVNDADRVAPSYARYLERSLRRMFGIRHAPMRLHLRSSHAKREKK; encoded by the coding sequence ATGATGCCCAAAGTCGTTCTGCTGGGCCGCCCCAACGTGGGCAAGTCCACCCTGTTCAACCGCCTCATCCGCAGCAACCGCGCCATCACGCACGACCGTCCGGGCGTCACGCGCGACCGCATGGAAGGCGTGGTGCGTTCCCGCTACGGACGCGACTTCGCCATTGTCGATACCGGCGGCATCACGCTGGATCATCACGAAGCCGTGGCCGAAGGTCCGGCAGGCATCCGCGGCTTTGAGGCCGACATTCTGCGTCAGGCCGAGGCCGCGCTGAAGGAAGCCGACGTCATCTGCATGGTGGTGGACGGCCGCGACGGCCTCATGCCCTTCGACGAACATCTCGCCTCGTACCTGCGCAAGTGCGACAAGCCCATTCTGCTCGTGGTCAACAAGGTGGACGGCGCGGAAAAGGAAGAGCTCATGCTGGCCGAATTCCACGGCCTCGGCTTTCCCCTCATCGCCTGCTCCGCGGAACACGGGCACAACCTGCGCGCCCTTGAGGAAGAAATCCGCGACATGCTGCCGGAAGACGACGGCTTCGACGAAGACGATCAGGAAGAAGCCTCCGAAGAGCTGGAAGAAGACCGCGACAAGCCCGGCATCCGCCGCCGCAAGGCGACCGATCATCTGCGCCTCTGCCTGCTCGGCCGTCCCAACGCGGGCAAGTCTTCCATGACCAACGCCTTCATCGGCGAAGACCGCATGATCGTGAGCGATCAGGCGGGCACCACGCGCGACAGCGTGGACGTTTCCGTGGAGAAGAACGGCAAGACCTACACCTTCGTGGACACCGCCGGCGTGCGCCGCCGCTCCCGCATCACCGACACCGTGGAACGCTTTTCCGTGAACTCCTCGCTGAAGAGCACCACCAAGGCCGACGTGACCTTCCTGCTGCTGGACGCCACCGAAGGCCTCACCACGCAGGACAAGCGCCTCATCGAACTGCTCGACGAGCGCAAGACGCCCTTCCTCATCATCGTGAACAAGATAGACCTCATTCCCACCAAGGCCCGCGCCGACCTCATGAAGGATCTTCAGGAAGAGCTCAGCTTCTGCTATCACGTGCCGCTGGTGCCCACGTCGGCTCGCACGGGCGAAGGCCTGAACAAGCTCATTCCGCTTGCCGAGCGCATCTACGCCGAGTGCGGCACCCGCGTGTCCACCGGTCTGCTCAACCGCGCCATGGAAGAAACCCTCACCCGGCATCAGGCTCCCGTGGTGCGCCGCGTGCGTCCCAAGTTCTTCTATCTCACCCAGGCCGAAAGCGAGCCGCCCACCTTCGTGTGCTTCGTCAACGACGCCGACCGCGTGGCGCCTTCCTACGCCCGCTATCTGGAACGCTCCCTGCGCCGCATGTTCGGCATACGGCACGCGCCCATGCGCCTGCATCTGAGATCCTCTCACGCCAAGCGGGAGAAAAAGTAG
- a CDS encoding GNAT family N-acetyltransferase: MNAVNAVVRPMNAEEYPLLEDFLCEAVFQMPGNKPAPKNIIEAPELRVYIQDLGRRRDDFCLCAESEGRVIGAAWARLSTGFGRIDDQTPELAVSVLKAHRGRGVGSALLRALIARLRRAGFAQVSLSVQKANPAVRLYRRLGFCVACEQEGELVMILPLSRLKETRINPASS, from the coding sequence ATGAACGCCGTGAACGCTGTCGTCAGACCCATGAATGCGGAAGAATATCCGCTTCTTGAAGACTTCCTCTGCGAAGCCGTCTTTCAGATGCCGGGAAACAAGCCCGCGCCGAAAAACATCATCGAGGCTCCGGAGCTTCGCGTCTACATACAGGATCTCGGCAGGCGCAGGGACGATTTTTGCCTGTGCGCGGAATCGGAAGGACGCGTGATCGGCGCCGCATGGGCCCGGCTGAGCACCGGATTCGGCCGCATCGACGACCAGACGCCGGAACTTGCCGTGTCCGTGCTCAAGGCTCATCGCGGCCGAGGCGTCGGCTCCGCCCTTCTGCGCGCCCTGATCGCCCGGCTCAGACGCGCGGGTTTTGCGCAGGTCTCGCTCTCCGTGCAGAAGGCCAATCCCGCCGTTCGTCTCTACCGCCGCCTGGGCTTTTGCGTCGCCTGCGAGCAGGAAGGCGAACTTGTCATGATTCTCCCCCTTTCACGCCTCAAAGAGACTCGTATCAACCCCGCTTCCTCATGA
- a CDS encoding MGMT family protein: protein MNFFELVYRIVRAVPPGQVISYGQVAFLAGNPRMARQVGWALHVCPPDVPWQRVVRKDGSLAPLPPDGSSRQRALLEAEGVAFDSRGRVIRGHFGDGLSARDEA, encoded by the coding sequence ATGAACTTCTTTGAGCTCGTCTATCGCATCGTGCGTGCCGTTCCGCCCGGGCAGGTCATCAGCTACGGGCAGGTGGCGTTTCTGGCCGGCAATCCGCGCATGGCCCGGCAGGTCGGCTGGGCGCTGCACGTCTGCCCGCCGGACGTGCCCTGGCAGCGGGTGGTGCGGAAGGACGGCAGCCTCGCTCCCCTGCCGCCCGACGGATCCTCCCGTCAGCGCGCCCTGCTGGAGGCCGAAGGCGTAGCCTTCGACTCGCGCGGACGCGTGATACGCGGGCATTTCGGCGACGGTCTTTCCGCGCGCGACGAGGCGTAA
- a CDS encoding nucleoid-structuring protein H-NS — protein sequence MPFRHFLLVLFSLCLLAGCQKAEEQQRLIMPDLVVAVAPFTQPTQTAELLSGFIPEDQKRISDQTLKSLDALFREKLHPNLHPYVFLSDADISGDMAKDERGRRNALVTWAERARKAGADMIIVPQVITMQERVGGKAGVVSAAAVNEDFYLIDARNPVMLVMRCHFAEEQKPLASDITKIGTFFKRGGSWVTAQELAAEGMDKAVEAFGL from the coding sequence ATGCCTTTCCGTCATTTTCTTCTCGTTCTGTTCAGTCTGTGCCTGCTGGCCGGCTGCCAGAAAGCCGAGGAACAGCAGCGCCTCATCATGCCCGATCTCGTGGTGGCCGTTGCGCCCTTCACGCAGCCCACGCAGACTGCGGAACTGCTTTCCGGCTTCATTCCCGAAGACCAGAAGCGCATCTCCGACCAGACGCTGAAAAGTCTGGACGCGCTGTTCCGTGAAAAACTTCATCCCAACCTGCATCCCTACGTGTTCCTGAGCGACGCCGACATCAGCGGCGACATGGCGAAGGACGAACGCGGCCGCCGCAACGCCCTCGTCACCTGGGCCGAGCGCGCCAGAAAGGCGGGCGCGGACATGATCATCGTACCGCAGGTCATCACCATGCAGGAGCGCGTGGGCGGCAAGGCCGGCGTGGTTTCCGCCGCCGCCGTCAACGAGGACTTCTACCTCATCGACGCGCGCAATCCCGTGATGCTCGTCATGCGCTGCCACTTCGCCGAAGAACAGAAGCCCCTGGCCAGCGACATCACCAAAATAGGAACCTTCTTCAAGCGCGGCGGAAGCTGGG
- the guaA gene encoding glutamine-hydrolyzing GMP synthase → MSKVIILDFGSQVTQLIARRVREAGVYSEIHPCVTSAEAVAAMHPDAVILSGGPASVGEKDAPRLDKGLLELGVPVLGICYGMQLLAHELGGVLAQSETREYGPADFEKVADCPLWDGIASLAEGKSSRVWMSHGDKVQTPPPGFIVTGRTATLDVAAMSCDERRIYALQFHPEVHHSEDGAQMIRNFLFKVAKITPDWSMSSFVERVVKQVRETVGDSHVICALSGGVDSTVVAVLLNKAIGQQLHCIFVDNGVLRQNEGEEVVGYLREHFNLNLKYIQASDLFLGLLAGVDDPEKKRKIIGHTFIDVFDKEAQAIKAAGHDVKFLAQGTLYPDVIESVSYKGPSAVIKSHHNVGGLPEKMNMKLIEPLRELFKDEVRAVGAELGIPESILWRHPFPGPGLAIRVIGEVTKPRLEILRKADVIVMEELRASGWYRKVWQGFAVLLPLKTVGVMGDGRTYEHVIALRIVESVDAMTADWARLPADLLAKISGRIINEVKGVNRVVYDISSKPPSTIEWE, encoded by the coding sequence ATGTCCAAAGTCATCATTCTCGACTTCGGCTCCCAGGTCACCCAGCTCATCGCCCGCCGCGTGCGCGAGGCCGGAGTCTATTCCGAAATTCATCCCTGCGTCACCTCCGCCGAGGCCGTGGCCGCCATGCATCCCGACGCCGTCATTCTTTCCGGCGGCCCCGCCAGCGTGGGCGAAAAGGACGCTCCCCGTCTCGACAAGGGCCTGCTTGAACTCGGCGTGCCGGTGCTCGGCATCTGCTACGGCATGCAGCTTCTCGCCCACGAGCTCGGCGGCGTGCTCGCCCAGTCCGAAACCCGCGAATACGGCCCCGCAGACTTTGAAAAGGTGGCCGACTGCCCCCTGTGGGACGGCATTGCCTCCCTCGCCGAAGGCAAAAGCTCCCGCGTGTGGATGTCCCACGGCGACAAGGTGCAGACTCCTCCCCCCGGCTTCATCGTGACCGGCCGTACCGCCACCCTCGACGTGGCCGCCATGAGCTGCGACGAACGCCGCATCTACGCCCTGCAGTTCCATCCCGAAGTGCATCACTCCGAAGACGGCGCGCAGATGATCCGCAACTTCCTCTTCAAGGTGGCGAAGATCACGCCCGACTGGTCCATGAGTTCCTTCGTGGAACGCGTGGTCAAGCAGGTGCGCGAAACCGTGGGCGACAGCCACGTCATCTGCGCCCTTTCCGGCGGCGTGGACTCCACCGTGGTGGCTGTGCTGCTCAACAAGGCCATCGGCCAGCAGCTGCACTGCATCTTCGTGGACAACGGCGTGCTCCGTCAGAACGAAGGCGAAGAAGTCGTGGGCTACCTGCGCGAACATTTCAACCTGAATCTTAAGTATATTCAGGCTTCCGATCTGTTCCTCGGCCTGCTGGCCGGCGTGGACGATCCTGAGAAGAAGCGCAAGATCATCGGCCACACCTTCATCGACGTCTTCGACAAGGAAGCCCAGGCCATCAAGGCCGCCGGGCACGACGTGAAGTTCCTCGCTCAGGGCACGCTGTACCCCGACGTCATCGAATCCGTTTCCTACAAGGGACCGAGCGCCGTCATCAAGAGCCATCACAACGTGGGCGGCCTGCCCGAAAAGATGAACATGAAGCTCATCGAACCCCTGCGCGAACTCTTCAAGGACGAAGTGCGCGCCGTGGGCGCCGAACTCGGCATTCCCGAATCCATCCTGTGGCGTCATCCCTTCCCCGGACCGGGTCTGGCCATCCGCGTCATCGGCGAAGTGACGAAGCCGCGCCTGGAAATCCTGCGCAAGGCCGACGTCATCGTCATGGAAGAACTCCGCGCCTCCGGCTGGTACCGCAAGGTCTGGCAGGGCTTCGCCGTGCTTCTGCCGCTCAAGACCGTGGGCGTCATGGGCGACGGCCGCACCTACGAGCACGTCATCGCCCTGCGCATCGTGGAGAGCGTAGACGCCATGACCGCCGACTGGGCGCGCCTGCCCGCCGATCTGCTGGCCAAAATTTCCGGCCGCATCATCAACGAGGTGAAGGGCGTCAACCGCGTGGTGTACGACATCTCCTCCAAACCGCCGTCCACCATCGAGTGGGAATAA